One stretch of Nycticebus coucang isolate mNycCou1 chromosome 7, mNycCou1.pri, whole genome shotgun sequence DNA includes these proteins:
- the EN1 gene encoding homeobox protein engrailed-1: MEEQQPEPKSQRDSGLGAAATPGGLSLSLSPGASGSSGSDGDSVPVSPQPAPPSPPAAPCLPSLAHHPHLPPHPPPPPPQHLAAPAHQPQPAAQLHRTTNFFIDNILRPDFGCKKEQPPPQLLVAAAARGGAGGGGRVERERGQTGAGRDPVHSLGTRAPGTASLLCAPDANCGPPDGSQPAAAAGAGVSKAGNPAAAAAAAAAAAAVAAAAAAAAAAKPSDSGGGSGGGSGSPGAQGAKYPEHGNPAILLMGSANGGPVVKTDSQQPLVWPAWVYCTRYSDRPSSGPRTRKLKKKKSEKEDKRPRTAFTAEQLQRLKAEFQANRYITEQRRQTLAQELSLNESQIKIWFQNKRAKIKKATGIKNGLALHLMAQGLYNHSTTTVQDKDESE, translated from the exons ATGGAAGAACAGCAGCCGGAACCTAAAAGTCAGCGCGACTCGGGCCTCGGCGCGGCGGCGACCCCGGGCGGCCTCAGCCTGAGCCTCAGTCCGGGCGCCAGCGGCAGCAGCGGCAGCGATGGAGACAGCGTGCCGGTGTCTCCGCAGCCCGCTCCCCCCTCGCCGCCTGCAGCGCCCTGCCTGCCGTCCCTGGCCCACCATCCGCACCTCCCCCCGCAtcccccgcccccgccgccgcaGCATCTCGCGGCTCCTGCTCACCAGCCGCAGCCAGCGGCCCAGCTCCACCGCACAACCAACTTTTTCATCGACAACATCCTGAGGCCGGACTTCGGCTGCAAAAAGGAGCAGCCGCCACCCCAGCTTCTGGTGGCGGCGGCGGCCAGAGGAGGCGCAGGAGGAGGAGGCCGGGTCGAGCGTGAAAGGGGCCAGACTGGTGCAGGTAGAGACCCTGTGCATTCGTTGGGTACGCGGGCTCCAGGCACCGCCTCGCTCCTATGCGCCCCGGACGCGAACTGTGGCCCACCCGACGGCTCCCAGCCGGCCGCCGCTGCCGGGGCGGGTGTGTCCAAAGCCGGGAACCCggcagcggcagcggcggcggcagcggctgCAGCGGCTgtggcagcggcggcggcggcggccgcggcgGCCAAGCCCTCGGACAGCGGCGGCGGCAGTGGAGGCGGCTCGGGGAGCCCCGGCGCACAGGGCGCCAAGTACCCCGAGCATGGCAACCCGGCCATACTACTTATGGGCTCAGCCAACGGCGGGCCCGTAGTCAAAACTGACTCGCAGCAGCCTCTCGTATGGCCAGCCTGGGTTTACTGCACTCGCTACTCGGATCGTCCGTCCTCCG GTCCGCGCACCAGGAagctgaagaagaagaagagcgaGAAGGAGGACAAGCGTCCGCGGACGGCGTTTACGGCCGAGCAGCTGCAGAGACTCAAGGCGGAGTTCCAGGCAAACCGCTACATCACGGAACAGCGGCGGCAGACCCTGGCCCAGGAGCTCAGCCTCAACGAGTCCCAGATCAAGATCTGGTTCCAGAACAAGCGCGCCAAGATCAAGAAAGCCACAGGCATTAAGAACGGCTTGGCGCTGCACCTCATGGCCCAGGGACTGTACAACCACTCTACCACCACGGTCCAGGACAAAGACGAGAGCGAGTAG